A genome region from Streptomyces sp. NBC_01296 includes the following:
- a CDS encoding DUF4232 domain-containing protein, translating into MKCASRSGAIKVSSVLLVAGAMAGGLLAGAGFGTAAAADTLGVAAAAPCKSGQVTADSAHPTGSTQVLITVTNQGSKACVLNGFPTVAVAGQGSPDKNRPLQVTRQGAARPVQLAPGGHAAARLTFTPVLGEADGYCTSGADPTVAPSMVVGVAGARYQLAPDDGGNFALCGNSVRATAFRAAGS; encoded by the coding sequence ATGAAATGCGCATCGCGAAGTGGCGCGATCAAGGTCTCGTCCGTGCTGCTCGTGGCGGGCGCCATGGCCGGAGGCCTCCTGGCGGGCGCCGGCTTCGGCACGGCGGCAGCCGCGGACACCCTGGGAGTCGCCGCGGCGGCCCCGTGCAAGAGCGGTCAGGTGACTGCGGACAGCGCGCACCCGACCGGCTCCACCCAGGTATTGATCACCGTGACCAACCAGGGTTCGAAGGCGTGCGTACTGAACGGCTTCCCCACCGTGGCTGTCGCGGGCCAGGGCTCGCCGGACAAGAACAGGCCCCTTCAGGTCACCCGCCAGGGGGCGGCGCGGCCGGTGCAGCTGGCGCCCGGAGGCCATGCCGCGGCGCGGCTCACCTTCACACCGGTTCTGGGCGAGGCGGACGGCTACTGCACCTCCGGAGCCGATCCCACCGTCGCACCGTCGATGGTGGTGGGTGTCGCGGGCGCGAGGTACCAGCTGGCGCCGGACGACGGAGGCAACTTCGCACTGTGCGGCAACAGCGTCCGTGCCACGGCCTTCCGCGCGGCGGGTTCCTGA
- a CDS encoding LppU/SCO3897 family protein — protein sequence MTYPPQQGPGPYGQPVPNGQQPQGYPPQPGYGYPQQQAQPPYGAVPQQYPHPQQYPHPQQYPHPQQFAAPPAPPARRGGMGVMKILKIIAGVVVVIMVAVGYFASRDDADKANVGDCLTNKGSTVTPDLQVVKCGGANAEFKVVKVIPDTLDTNQCQGKSDIGYQEQMRGSRRSSGKQFVLCIDEIKKS from the coding sequence ATGACCTATCCGCCTCAGCAGGGCCCCGGCCCGTACGGCCAGCCTGTCCCGAACGGACAGCAGCCGCAGGGGTACCCGCCCCAGCCGGGATACGGATATCCGCAGCAGCAGGCCCAGCCCCCTTACGGCGCGGTGCCCCAGCAGTACCCGCACCCCCAGCAGTACCCGCACCCCCAGCAGTACCCGCACCCGCAGCAGTTCGCGGCCCCGCCGGCGCCGCCGGCCCGGCGCGGAGGCATGGGGGTCATGAAGATCCTCAAGATCATCGCCGGCGTGGTCGTCGTCATCATGGTCGCGGTCGGCTACTTCGCGAGCCGCGACGACGCGGACAAGGCGAACGTCGGCGACTGCCTGACGAACAAGGGGAGCACGGTGACCCCCGACCTGCAGGTGGTGAAGTGCGGTGGAGCCAACGCCGAGTTCAAGGTGGTCAAGGTGATACCCGACACGCTCGACACGAACCAGTGCCAGGGCAAGTCGGACATCGGCTACCAGGAGCAGATGAGGGGCTCCCGCCGCAGCTCGGGCAAGCAGTTCGTGCTCTGCATCGACGAGATCAAGAAGAGCTGA